Proteins from a genomic interval of bacterium:
- a CDS encoding Maf family protein yields MGHFYLTENRTFSFCCYIIIKEGREIKFAVKSQVQLKKLSNEMIEDYINSGEPLGKAGACCIQGLGKNLVERYEGSFTNIVGLPIEKLQEVLSKICEE; encoded by the coding sequence ATAGGACATTTCTATTTAACGGAAAACAGGACATTTTCATTTTGCTGTTACATAATAATAAAAGAAGGTAGGGAAATTAAATTTGCAGTCAAGAGCCAGGTTCAACTCAAAAAATTGAGCAACGAGATGATAGAAGATTACATAAATTCAGGAGAGCCTCTTGGTAAAGCTGGAGCTTGCTGTATTCAAGGATTAGGTAAAAACCTTGTCGAAAGATACGAAGGTAGCTTTACAAACATAGTTGGGCTTCCAATAGAAAAACTACAAGAGGTTTTGTCTAAAATATGCGAAGAATAA